The proteins below are encoded in one region of Halocatena salina:
- a CDS encoding CbiX/SirB N-terminal domain-containing protein: protein MSRVHARSGTDTKQALVIVAHGSHLNPDSSAPTFAHADTIRESGAFDVVRETFWKEEPSVREVLRIVEADEVFVVPLFISEGYFTEQVIPRELRLDGWDVSAWESDGTSADHATYEAADTGTTVHYCGPVGTHDSMADVIIQRARSVTDDPTVGPGFGLAVVGHGTERNENSAKAIHYHADRIREQHDFEEVRALFMDESPEVDDITDHFESEDVVVVPLFVADGFHTQEDIPADMGLPTDGPGEYPVPGTVGETRIWYSGAVGTEPLLADAILERASDAGAEISDAIERVRRSTRETRDVVVGEP, encoded by the coding sequence ATGTCTCGCGTCCACGCCCGATCCGGCACCGACACCAAACAGGCGTTGGTCATCGTCGCCCACGGCTCGCATCTGAATCCGGATTCGAGTGCGCCGACGTTCGCTCACGCCGACACCATCCGGGAATCGGGGGCGTTCGACGTGGTTCGAGAGACGTTCTGGAAGGAAGAGCCGTCAGTTCGTGAGGTTCTCCGTATCGTTGAGGCCGATGAGGTGTTCGTGGTTCCGTTGTTTATCAGCGAGGGGTATTTCACCGAGCAGGTGATCCCGCGCGAGCTTCGTCTCGATGGATGGGACGTCTCGGCGTGGGAGTCAGACGGCACCAGCGCCGACCACGCCACCTACGAGGCGGCTGACACCGGGACGACGGTGCATTATTGTGGTCCTGTCGGCACACACGATTCGATGGCCGACGTCATCATCCAGCGCGCTCGGAGCGTGACGGACGATCCGACCGTCGGACCGGGCTTTGGGTTGGCTGTCGTCGGCCATGGCACGGAACGCAACGAGAACAGCGCGAAGGCGATCCACTATCACGCCGATCGCATCCGTGAGCAACACGATTTCGAGGAAGTCCGGGCACTGTTCATGGATGAATCCCCGGAAGTTGACGATATCACCGATCATTTCGAGAGCGAAGACGTCGTGGTCGTTCCCTTGTTCGTCGCTGACGGCTTTCACACACAGGAGGACATCCCGGCGGATATGGGCCTTCCAACCGACGGTCCCGGTGAGTACCCCGTTCCGGGGACAGTCGGGGAGACCCGAATCTGGTACTCCGGGGCCGTGGGGACGGAACCGTTGTTGGCCGACGCGATCCTCGAACGGGCGAGCGATGCCGGAGCAGAGATCAGCGACGCGATCGAACGGGTACGACGATCGACCCGTGAGACCCGCGATGTCGTCGTCGGAGAGCCGTGA
- the csm4 gene encoding type III-A CRISPR-associated RAMP protein Csm4, with protein MKSVVLSPDGPFSEIPHSDTLFGAICWGIRDLHGNKFLEDVLAQFKAGKPPFRISSLFPLLDGNDRTFLLAKPRLPLLQAGCEEMTNERLAALTAWQKIKYIPADLFSMIARGTLTDGELLDGFDDETLTVDGDRYDRKNSVLVPAGTVADQPPFKTVERTRNAVNRLTGSTDGSLFHRDAVFFPDDGGLHVCVDGDTDLVLDGLAVAQDRGIGGDTSIGHGQFRIKGVESVDVPEPTDEWVCSLSLCIPHPEEMEPFLSEGYYELEPRKGVVENSLTSPENIWKKRVLTLAEGSILPRKQEPSERAGSDTLTDASRGGDSRTTTTSVKNTYGYNPIVANHPEYNVQQYGYALPVGIDERAVASGDRE; from the coding sequence ATGAAATCAGTAGTACTCTCTCCTGACGGACCGTTCAGTGAGATTCCTCATTCAGACACGTTGTTCGGAGCGATCTGCTGGGGTATTCGGGACTTGCACGGGAACAAATTCCTCGAAGACGTTCTCGCACAGTTCAAGGCGGGAAAACCGCCGTTTCGGATTTCATCACTGTTTCCGCTGCTCGATGGGAATGACCGGACGTTCCTCCTTGCGAAGCCGCGGCTCCCTCTGCTCCAAGCTGGCTGTGAGGAGATGACCAACGAGCGCCTCGCTGCACTCACGGCGTGGCAGAAGATCAAGTACATCCCCGCTGATCTCTTTTCGATGATCGCACGGGGAACGCTCACTGACGGGGAGCTGTTGGACGGGTTCGATGATGAGACGCTCACCGTCGATGGCGACCGATACGACCGCAAAAACAGCGTGTTGGTTCCGGCTGGTACGGTGGCAGATCAACCGCCGTTCAAGACCGTCGAACGGACGCGCAACGCCGTCAACCGGCTGACTGGTTCGACAGACGGCTCGCTCTTTCACCGCGACGCCGTGTTTTTCCCTGACGATGGCGGGCTTCACGTCTGTGTTGATGGGGATACAGATCTCGTCTTAGATGGGCTTGCGGTCGCTCAGGATCGAGGCATCGGTGGCGATACATCAATTGGACACGGCCAGTTCCGTATCAAGGGCGTCGAATCCGTCGATGTCCCCGAACCCACCGATGAGTGGGTCTGTTCGCTGTCTCTGTGCATTCCCCATCCAGAGGAGATGGAACCGTTTCTTTCGGAGGGATATTACGAACTCGAACCGCGCAAAGGGGTTGTCGAGAACTCGCTTACCTCCCCCGAGAACATCTGGAAAAAGCGCGTGCTCACACTGGCGGAGGGATCGATCCTGCCACGAAAACAGGAACCAAGTGAGCGAGCGGGGAGTGACACACTCACTGACGCCAGCCGTGGGGGTGACTCCAGAACAACCACGACCTCCGTGAAGAACACGTATGGGTACAATCCCATCGTTGCCAACCATCCAGAATACAACGTCCAACAGTACGGCTACGCGCTGCCGGTCGGCATTGACGAGCGCGCTGTCGCTTCGGGTGATCGGGAATGA
- the cysS gene encoding cysteine--tRNA ligase yields MTIRVSNTLTGEQEAFESEDDTVLLYVCGLTTSDPAHLGHARLWVHADVVDRWLSYRGYNVRHVENFTDVNEKIVARVGENDLGETEKAVAQTYTERTIEDMRSLNLKRTEVYPRVSEHVPEIVELIETLIDRGYAYESNGSVYFDTTRFDDYGALSNQSIEELQAQGPEDERAEKRHPTDFALWKAGGVTPDEVESHRHEDAHDAETAAKTSRTWDSPWGEGRPGWHIECSAMSMSHLDETIDIHMGGQDLVFPHHENEIAQSEAATGEQFARYWLHVRLLDTGEEKMSSSLGNFSTVREAIESVGTNSVRTFLLSTAYNSRQTFSDATLHEATERWDRLERAYDRAVDALDSAEALATVDDEQLRTAVDDATESFESAMDDDFNTREALTALLDIATAVNRHTDDSEYDYTGLKAAVDAFECLGGHVLGLAFEDDTEGSVTVAAEAIELVLELREEERANGNYERADALRDSLTELGVEVEDTDDGPEFRLPDA; encoded by the coding sequence ATGACGATACGTGTATCGAACACATTAACGGGCGAGCAAGAGGCGTTCGAGTCGGAAGACGACACTGTGCTCCTGTACGTCTGTGGACTCACCACGTCCGACCCTGCCCATCTCGGGCACGCACGGTTGTGGGTTCACGCCGACGTTGTCGACCGGTGGCTCTCCTACCGGGGGTACAACGTGCGTCACGTAGAGAACTTCACCGACGTGAACGAGAAGATCGTCGCCCGCGTCGGTGAGAACGATCTCGGTGAGACGGAGAAAGCGGTCGCCCAAACCTACACCGAGCGCACGATCGAGGACATGCGGTCACTCAATCTCAAGCGGACGGAGGTGTACCCCCGGGTGAGCGAGCACGTCCCGGAGATCGTCGAGCTGATCGAAACACTGATCGATCGGGGATACGCCTACGAATCCAACGGATCAGTGTACTTCGACACGACGCGCTTTGACGACTATGGGGCGCTCTCGAACCAGTCGATCGAGGAGTTACAAGCCCAAGGCCCAGAGGACGAACGGGCAGAAAAGCGCCACCCGACTGATTTCGCGCTCTGGAAGGCAGGAGGTGTCACGCCCGATGAGGTCGAATCACACCGTCATGAGGACGCACATGACGCCGAAACGGCAGCCAAAACCAGTCGTACGTGGGACTCGCCGTGGGGCGAAGGCCGACCGGGGTGGCACATCGAGTGCTCGGCAATGTCGATGAGCCATCTCGACGAGACCATCGACATCCACATGGGTGGACAGGACCTCGTGTTTCCCCACCACGAAAACGAGATCGCCCAGAGTGAGGCGGCGACCGGCGAGCAGTTCGCGCGCTACTGGCTACACGTTCGGCTGCTAGACACCGGCGAAGAGAAGATGAGTTCAAGTCTCGGAAACTTCTCGACCGTTCGGGAAGCGATCGAATCGGTCGGCACGAACAGCGTCCGCACGTTCTTGTTGTCGACCGCTTACAACAGCCGGCAGACGTTTTCTGACGCAACGCTGCATGAGGCAACCGAACGGTGGGACCGTCTCGAACGAGCCTACGACCGTGCAGTCGACGCGCTCGACAGCGCTGAGGCCCTAGCAACGGTCGACGACGAGCAGCTCCGTACTGCCGTTGATGATGCAACCGAATCGTTCGAGTCGGCGATGGACGACGATTTCAACACCCGAGAGGCACTTACTGCGTTGCTCGACATCGCCACGGCCGTCAACCGCCACACGGACGACAGCGAATACGACTACACGGGCCTCAAAGCCGCAGTCGACGCGTTCGAGTGCCTCGGTGGCCACGTGCTCGGACTCGCGTTCGAGGACGACACCGAGGGAAGCGTTACCGTCGCTGCAGAAGCGATCGAGCTTGTCCTCGAACTCCGCGAGGAAGAACGCGCCAACGGCAACTACGAGCGCGCTGATGCACTCCGCGATTCGCTTACGGAACTCGGTGTCGAAGTCGAGGACACCGACGATGGGCCCGAGTTTCGGCTCCCGGATGCGTGA
- the csm5 gene encoding type III-A CRISPR-associated RAMP protein Csm5, with amino-acid sequence MKRENELTIDLELTVKSPVHIGTGDTQVGNEYRIDGADAEAIDIPRYLDDNPGKAEDVISVMKDEMSMAGLPDVEESYARYPLRAWVDSESIRGSPVQVAIKDGTNTPYIPGSSLKGWLRTALAYRVLDEKTKGSFLKKAIADVDEDEDITALFRSESGDLKSDLLRCVTIRDAHPVSDPTLALCEIDTRRYKSAERDDESQETGDPSWMGFSPTYAEFLLPTESLDTATQATFTTEIQVDIGLLQRLLGSRAEPDVTVFGDELTKDRIQATIIDALQRFQQGVISEERSILFGWPDSENTVMDNFYEERLKRFISDPSEKDILFRVGANTGQYSKTVMEVLPARTKILTNVDDTLSHKNETDCGGELSIEDDETDTLSCEECGEVVEPTFRQVDQFPKTRRGVQRLEADPSEDTDDSTEWQYYPLGWIEASLRGPL; translated from the coding sequence ATGAAGCGGGAGAACGAACTGACGATCGACTTGGAACTGACGGTCAAATCGCCGGTGCATATCGGAACTGGCGACACTCAGGTTGGGAACGAGTATCGGATCGATGGAGCGGACGCGGAGGCCATCGATATACCACGGTACCTTGATGACAATCCCGGCAAGGCCGAAGACGTTATCTCGGTGATGAAAGACGAGATGAGCATGGCTGGCCTGCCCGATGTCGAGGAGTCGTATGCGCGGTATCCACTTCGGGCGTGGGTCGATTCGGAGTCGATTCGGGGGAGTCCAGTTCAGGTAGCGATCAAAGACGGGACCAACACGCCGTACATCCCCGGATCGAGTCTGAAGGGGTGGCTCAGGACCGCACTGGCCTATCGGGTGCTCGATGAGAAGACGAAAGGGTCGTTCCTGAAGAAAGCCATCGCAGACGTAGACGAAGATGAAGATATCACAGCGTTGTTCCGGTCTGAAAGCGGCGATTTGAAGAGTGATCTGCTACGATGTGTGACGATTCGGGACGCCCATCCGGTTTCCGATCCAACGCTTGCGCTCTGTGAAATCGACACGAGACGGTACAAGTCTGCGGAACGGGACGATGAGTCACAAGAAACGGGCGATCCCTCGTGGATGGGGTTTTCTCCGACTTACGCCGAATTCCTGCTCCCAACCGAGAGCCTCGATACTGCAACGCAGGCGACGTTTACGACGGAGATTCAAGTTGATATCGGATTGTTACAACGGCTACTCGGATCTCGTGCCGAGCCAGACGTTACCGTGTTCGGAGATGAGTTGACGAAAGACAGGATTCAGGCGACGATCATCGATGCACTGCAGCGCTTCCAGCAGGGAGTGATTAGTGAAGAACGCAGCATCTTGTTCGGATGGCCTGATTCGGAGAACACTGTAATGGATAACTTTTACGAGGAGCGACTGAAGCGATTCATCAGCGATCCGTCTGAGAAGGATATTCTGTTCCGGGTGGGAGCAAACACCGGTCAGTATTCGAAGACAGTTATGGAAGTGCTACCCGCGAGGACGAAGATTCTGACGAACGTCGATGATACGCTGTCGCACAAGAATGAGACGGACTGCGGTGGCGAACTCTCTATAGAAGACGACGAAACGGATACGCTGTCATGTGAAGAGTGTGGTGAGGTTGTCGAACCAACATTCAGACAGGTAGATCAGTTCCCAAAAACGCGGCGAGGCGTGCAGAGGTTGGAAGCGGATCCTAGCGAGGACACTGATGACTCAACCGAGTGGCAGTACTATCCCCTCGGCTGGATCGAGGCCTCGCTTCGTGGACCTTTATAA
- a CDS encoding DR2241 family protein, producing MTVSRSHIAALRDAADTGVSFDGLSVTVDDGTYTFAIPDERHTGLDAAELADVATANNAYVTNWYHWTRIDRTDSEQTYLRWLEHADGLAVPQRYDALSEGGLTRLWGELSITTTLDRDEAQRRYSIRHENDTNTDRAELAVYDDPLDAREIAKHDDDGHYRPLKTAPTLRTGWLFADLSGHELLRTIDFLYPATVHNWYLERHGELDVSHWRETAQRQTGIYDLIEELGGDQLEWLTEACCVDSQCLKRRQWDESDDEPLDTPRGDGVFPCREPCSLVIAVARKLTLLEREQPREYTFELTPSEKEQLETLIDAVAEGRTEEIREADTDDGANRYRARYLRAKRFDEHGRLSGVPTSEDDTEN from the coding sequence GTGACGGTCTCTCGATCCCACATCGCGGCGCTTCGAGATGCGGCCGACACCGGCGTCTCCTTTGACGGTCTCTCGGTCACTGTCGACGACGGCACCTACACGTTTGCCATCCCCGACGAACGCCATACCGGACTGGACGCTGCCGAACTGGCCGACGTTGCGACAGCCAATAACGCGTACGTTACCAACTGGTATCACTGGACACGGATCGATCGCACGGACAGCGAACAGACGTATCTTCGGTGGCTCGAACACGCCGATGGGCTGGCCGTTCCACAACGGTATGACGCCCTTTCGGAGGGGGGACTCACCCGTCTGTGGGGAGAACTTTCCATCACGACGACGCTCGATAGAGATGAGGCTCAACGCCGATATTCGATCCGTCACGAGAACGATACGAATACGGATCGCGCGGAGTTGGCGGTGTACGACGATCCCCTTGATGCGCGCGAAATCGCGAAACACGACGACGATGGGCATTACCGACCGCTCAAAACCGCCCCGACGCTCCGGACGGGCTGGCTGTTCGCCGACCTGAGCGGTCATGAGCTGCTCCGGACGATCGATTTCCTTTATCCCGCGACGGTTCACAACTGGTATCTCGAACGACACGGTGAACTCGACGTGTCGCATTGGCGAGAGACGGCACAGCGACAGACGGGGATCTACGATCTCATCGAGGAACTCGGCGGTGACCAACTCGAATGGCTCACCGAAGCGTGCTGTGTGGACTCACAGTGTCTCAAGCGCCGGCAGTGGGACGAATCCGACGACGAACCGCTCGATACCCCTCGTGGTGACGGCGTGTTCCCGTGTCGAGAACCGTGCTCGCTCGTCATCGCCGTCGCCCGAAAGTTGACGCTGCTCGAACGGGAACAGCCGCGTGAATACACGTTCGAACTCACGCCAAGCGAGAAAGAGCAGTTGGAAACGCTCATCGACGCCGTGGCGGAGGGACGCACTGAGGAGATCCGGGAAGCCGACACCGATGACGGTGCGAACAGATACCGCGCCAGATATCTCCGCGCAAAACGCTTCGATGAGCACGGACGGCTCTCAGGAGTACCGACATCAGAGGACGACACCGAAAACTGA
- the cas10 gene encoding type III-A CRISPR-associated protein Cas10/Csm1, protein MTASAPSYQLACLFSEIGRLRSRTNPDLDHAEQTVTFLRERIGDDRAARLVELHHADSMPRGISEDLRREALVVRAASQLASDHGSVDTDEKPIRLQSVFNAVSEDEIRDTYPLSKLSIDRETLFPKSAGDHSQTAEFGYEKLWNRLTEEIKQGDSYETLVHLLEKYTWCVPAFPDTPALSLYDHLRTTAAIGVALCRSDLEASDIRAIANETESTNGDGKRSCFTLVKGDLSGIQSFLHRMKNADDAQDNIAKRMRGRSTQLWLLTESLSTLFLEQMELPSTSVIWSGGGQFYAVVPPIETDSETDAVSEQLAEFERGINTELFERFAGELSFVVGRADADGSADSFDGLFERVARDSDRRKLRKGKSIASVYETPIIDEWNDEPRFEPCQICGGDKPHGEDRCHECETQEAIGKELPDSGILRLEFESDPDSRDDDQFQFGRELSDGPVCWQFASTAGTADRVYSVNSTERPGSIDPWGFVSAGTTVPYDGGISRVWSFPEQAQLARSEEAFNHVVKMDIDDLGQTISSAMDHGPARLGAVGRTLSLFFEGYLNELAKECSYVHAVDLCSECEKQLEEMDERTVEHRRECEPDEASYYRLTDEQDVPHEECVERIPPIYIGFSGGDDLFFVGPWDEAVDFGREIRAQLAAYCSETLTISGGFYRMKPKYPIGRAIEHAEERLERAKSFPDGAGEKNAAWLFGETQSWVSDSDPSMLDLIDLGQELETLIADETLSRSFLHTLLELGQDIDSAGVGPEPVPTGVKRTWTVKYALARHVAGEQEDDLTDVIEDGLEDDIVRSLSQITVPISWAALTTR, encoded by the coding sequence ATGACGGCGTCAGCACCCTCCTACCAGTTGGCGTGTCTGTTCAGTGAGATCGGGCGGCTCCGAAGCCGGACTAACCCCGATCTCGATCACGCCGAGCAGACGGTGACGTTCCTCCGAGAGCGGATCGGTGACGACCGGGCGGCGCGGTTGGTCGAACTGCACCACGCTGATTCGATGCCTCGGGGTATCTCGGAAGATCTTCGTCGAGAGGCGCTCGTGGTGCGAGCAGCGAGTCAACTCGCGTCGGATCATGGGAGTGTCGATACAGACGAGAAGCCGATCCGGCTTCAAAGCGTGTTCAACGCCGTTTCGGAGGATGAGATCAGAGACACGTATCCACTCTCGAAGCTGTCCATCGATCGGGAGACGTTGTTTCCGAAAAGCGCTGGGGACCACTCCCAGACGGCCGAATTTGGGTACGAAAAGCTGTGGAACAGACTCACCGAGGAGATCAAGCAAGGAGACAGCTACGAGACGCTCGTGCACCTCCTCGAAAAGTACACGTGGTGCGTTCCGGCGTTTCCCGACACGCCCGCGCTCTCGCTGTACGACCACCTGCGCACGACGGCCGCTATCGGGGTCGCGCTCTGCCGATCCGACCTCGAAGCCAGCGATATCCGAGCGATTGCGAACGAAACGGAGAGTACGAACGGAGACGGGAAGAGATCGTGTTTCACGCTCGTGAAAGGCGATCTCTCGGGGATTCAGTCGTTTCTCCACCGGATGAAAAACGCCGACGACGCTCAGGACAACATCGCCAAGCGCATGCGCGGCCGGAGCACCCAGCTGTGGCTGCTCACCGAGAGCCTCAGCACGCTGTTTCTCGAGCAGATGGAGCTGCCGAGCACGAGTGTGATCTGGAGCGGCGGCGGGCAGTTCTACGCGGTCGTACCACCGATCGAGACGGACTCGGAGACCGACGCCGTCTCGGAGCAGTTGGCAGAGTTCGAACGAGGGATCAACACCGAACTGTTCGAACGGTTCGCAGGAGAACTCAGCTTCGTGGTGGGTCGCGCCGACGCGGACGGCTCGGCAGACTCGTTTGACGGGCTGTTCGAACGCGTGGCACGCGACAGCGACAGGCGGAAGCTCAGAAAAGGAAAATCGATCGCATCGGTGTATGAAACGCCCATCATCGACGAATGGAACGACGAACCCCGATTCGAGCCGTGTCAGATCTGTGGCGGGGACAAACCTCACGGAGAAGACCGGTGTCACGAGTGTGAAACGCAGGAGGCGATCGGCAAGGAGCTCCCCGACTCGGGGATTCTCCGGCTCGAATTCGAGTCCGATCCGGACAGCAGGGACGACGACCAGTTCCAGTTCGGTCGGGAGCTATCTGATGGTCCCGTCTGCTGGCAGTTCGCGTCCACAGCCGGGACGGCCGATCGAGTGTACTCGGTGAACTCGACCGAACGCCCCGGATCGATCGATCCTTGGGGGTTCGTCTCCGCCGGGACGACCGTGCCCTACGATGGTGGCATCAGTCGCGTCTGGTCGTTCCCCGAACAAGCCCAGCTCGCCAGAAGCGAGGAGGCGTTCAACCACGTGGTGAAGATGGACATCGACGACCTCGGGCAGACGATCTCATCCGCGATGGATCACGGCCCGGCCCGGCTCGGTGCGGTTGGGCGAACGCTGTCGCTGTTCTTCGAGGGCTACCTCAACGAACTTGCCAAGGAATGTTCCTACGTGCACGCTGTCGACCTGTGTTCGGAGTGTGAAAAGCAACTTGAAGAGATGGACGAGCGGACGGTCGAACACCGGCGTGAATGCGAACCGGATGAGGCGTCCTACTACCGATTGACTGACGAACAGGATGTTCCTCACGAGGAGTGTGTCGAGCGCATTCCACCGATCTACATCGGCTTCTCGGGTGGTGACGACCTGTTTTTCGTCGGACCATGGGATGAGGCAGTCGACTTCGGGCGCGAGATCCGAGCGCAGTTAGCGGCGTACTGCTCGGAGACGCTCACCATCAGTGGGGGGTTCTACCGAATGAAACCGAAGTATCCGATCGGACGGGCGATCGAACACGCAGAAGAGCGACTCGAACGCGCGAAATCGTTTCCCGATGGAGCAGGCGAGAAAAACGCCGCATGGCTGTTCGGAGAGACCCAGAGCTGGGTCAGCGATAGCGATCCCAGCATGTTAGATCTGATCGATCTCGGACAAGAGCTAGAGACGTTGATAGCCGACGAAACGCTGTCTCGATCGTTCCTACACACCCTCCTCGAACTGGGGCAGGACATCGATTCAGCGGGCGTGGGACCCGAACCGGTTCCGACTGGTGTCAAGCGGACGTGGACCGTGAAATACGCGCTCGCGCGGCACGTCGCAGGAGAGCAAGAGGATGACCTAACGGATGTGATCGAGGACGGATTAGAAGACGATATCGTGAGATCCCTGTCACAGATCACCGTCCCGATCTCGTGGGCGGCGTTGACAACGAGGTGA
- the csm3 gene encoding type III-A CRISPR-associated RAMP protein Csm3 has translation MRLLGHVELNCTLTCETGLHIGDEGALEIGGVDGPVVKEPTEGYPYVPGSSLKGKMRSLLEWHEGKVDSEGDTHECGDADAVSCPICRVFGTPADIDANTGPTRLSVRDAFPTEETKIRWEEEFDTVLPYTEIKTENSINRITAAANVRSNERVPKDSEFDCEFVYGVYDLDDGGQPDLDNLALIEQGLSLLEDSWLGGSGSRGYGSVTFDDLRYTARTADDYRSRGTASDETRDRDEMTLDEIRELFEDV, from the coding sequence ATGAGACTGCTTGGACACGTCGAATTGAACTGCACGCTCACCTGTGAAACAGGGCTTCACATCGGTGATGAAGGGGCACTCGAAATCGGCGGCGTTGATGGCCCTGTCGTGAAAGAGCCGACCGAGGGGTATCCCTACGTTCCAGGTTCCTCGCTCAAAGGAAAGATGCGTTCTCTGCTGGAGTGGCACGAAGGCAAAGTCGATTCTGAGGGAGATACACACGAGTGTGGGGATGCAGACGCCGTTTCGTGTCCTATCTGTCGCGTCTTTGGCACGCCTGCCGATATCGACGCGAATACTGGTCCGACTCGTCTCTCCGTCCGGGACGCGTTTCCGACCGAGGAGACCAAAATTAGATGGGAAGAGGAGTTCGACACCGTACTTCCGTACACGGAGATCAAAACAGAGAACTCGATCAACCGGATCACGGCGGCGGCGAACGTTCGGAGCAACGAGCGCGTTCCGAAAGATTCGGAGTTCGACTGTGAATTCGTCTACGGCGTGTACGATCTCGACGATGGTGGGCAGCCCGACTTAGACAACCTCGCTCTCATCGAGCAGGGGCTTTCCTTGCTCGAAGATTCGTGGCTCGGGGGCAGTGGTTCTCGGGGATACGGATCAGTAACGTTCGATGATCTGAGATACACCGCCCGAACAGCCGACGATTACCGCTCCAGAGGGACTGCATCCGATGAGACGAGGGACAGAGACGAAATGACGCTCGATGAGATACGGGAACTGTTCGAGGACGTATAA
- the csm2 gene encoding type III-A CRISPR-associated protein Csm2, with protein MTTLNNADEINDKGESYGECFADAGISKTQLRRIYSQIKDAEREYENQNEEQAKDQLKLLRPLLFRMAARDAGSGNEGENEEENESEDENEASGMEMVKDEIWCQIETAVDGDGDLERFFQLMEATVAYHYYYDTMKEDEDE; from the coding sequence ATGACGACACTGAACAACGCGGACGAAATCAACGACAAGGGCGAATCGTACGGGGAATGTTTCGCAGACGCAGGCATTTCCAAAACGCAGTTACGGAGGATCTATTCACAAATCAAAGACGCAGAACGCGAGTACGAGAACCAGAACGAAGAGCAAGCAAAAGATCAGCTGAAACTTCTCCGACCACTTCTCTTTCGAATGGCCGCTCGTGACGCTGGCTCGGGGAACGAGGGAGAAAACGAAGAAGAGAACGAGTCAGAAGATGAGAACGAAGCCAGTGGGATGGAGATGGTCAAAGATGAGATCTGGTGTCAAATCGAGACGGCTGTGGACGGCGACGGCGATCTAGAGCGATTCTTTCAACTCATGGAGGCGACGGTCGCGTACCATTACTACTACGACACGATGAAGGAGGACGAAGACGAATGA